In Dermochelys coriacea isolate rDerCor1 chromosome 10, rDerCor1.pri.v4, whole genome shotgun sequence, one DNA window encodes the following:
- the PSMA4 gene encoding proteasome subunit alpha type-4 isoform X2 yields MSRRYDSRTTIFSPEGRLYQVEYAMEAIGHAGTCLGILANDGVLLAAERRNIHKLLDEVFFSEKIYKLNEDMACSVAGITSDANVLTNELRLIAQRYLLQYQEPIPCEQLVTALCDIKQAYTQFGGKRPFGVSLLYIGWDKHYGFQLYQSDPSGNYGGWKATCIGNNSAAAVSMLKQDYKEGAMTLKSALALAIKVLNKTMDVSKLSAEKVEIATLTRENGKTTIRVLKQKEVEQLIKKHEEEEAKSEREKKEKEQKEKDK; encoded by the exons ATG TCTCGAAGATATGATTCCAGAACTACTATATTTTCTCCAGAAG GTCGTTTGTATCAAGTTGAATATGCTATGGAAGCAATTGGGCATGCAGGCACTTGCCTGGGAATTTTAGCAAATGATGGTGTATTGTTAGCAGCAGAACGGCGCAACATCCACAAGCTTCTTGATGAAGTctttttttcagagaaaatatACAAGCTTAATGA GGATATGGCTTGCAGTGTTGCAGGGATAACTTCAGATGCTAATGTTCTAACAAATGAACTGAGACTTATTGCACAAAG GTATCTATTGCAGTATCAAGAACCAATTCCTTGTGAGCAGTTGGTAACAGCACTGTGTGATATCAAGCAAGCTTATACACAGTTTGGAG GAAAACGTCCTTTTGGTGTTTCATTGCTGTACATTGGCTGGGATAAGCATTATGGATTTCAGTTGTATCAGAGTGATCCTAGTGGAAACTATGGAGGATGGAAAGCTACATGCATTGGGAATAATAGTgct GCAGCTGTGTCAATGTTAAAACAAGACTATAAAGAAGGAGCAATGACCTTGAAATCTGCACTTGCTTTAGCCATTAAAGTGCTAAACAAAACCATGGATGTTAGCAAACTTTCTGCAGAGAAAG TTGAAATTGCAACATTGACAAGAGAGAATGGAAAGACAACAATTAGAGTACTAAAGCAAAAAGAGGTGGAACAGTTGATAAAAAAACATGAGGAGGAAGAAGCAAAATCTGAGcgtgaaaagaaagaaaaagaacaaaaagaaaaagataaatag
- the PSMA4 gene encoding proteasome subunit alpha type-4 isoform X1: MFLLQSRRYDSRTTIFSPEGRLYQVEYAMEAIGHAGTCLGILANDGVLLAAERRNIHKLLDEVFFSEKIYKLNEDMACSVAGITSDANVLTNELRLIAQRYLLQYQEPIPCEQLVTALCDIKQAYTQFGGKRPFGVSLLYIGWDKHYGFQLYQSDPSGNYGGWKATCIGNNSAAAVSMLKQDYKEGAMTLKSALALAIKVLNKTMDVSKLSAEKVEIATLTRENGKTTIRVLKQKEVEQLIKKHEEEEAKSEREKKEKEQKEKDK; the protein is encoded by the exons ATGTTTTTGTTACAGTCTCGAAGATATGATTCCAGAACTACTATATTTTCTCCAGAAG GTCGTTTGTATCAAGTTGAATATGCTATGGAAGCAATTGGGCATGCAGGCACTTGCCTGGGAATTTTAGCAAATGATGGTGTATTGTTAGCAGCAGAACGGCGCAACATCCACAAGCTTCTTGATGAAGTctttttttcagagaaaatatACAAGCTTAATGA GGATATGGCTTGCAGTGTTGCAGGGATAACTTCAGATGCTAATGTTCTAACAAATGAACTGAGACTTATTGCACAAAG GTATCTATTGCAGTATCAAGAACCAATTCCTTGTGAGCAGTTGGTAACAGCACTGTGTGATATCAAGCAAGCTTATACACAGTTTGGAG GAAAACGTCCTTTTGGTGTTTCATTGCTGTACATTGGCTGGGATAAGCATTATGGATTTCAGTTGTATCAGAGTGATCCTAGTGGAAACTATGGAGGATGGAAAGCTACATGCATTGGGAATAATAGTgct GCAGCTGTGTCAATGTTAAAACAAGACTATAAAGAAGGAGCAATGACCTTGAAATCTGCACTTGCTTTAGCCATTAAAGTGCTAAACAAAACCATGGATGTTAGCAAACTTTCTGCAGAGAAAG TTGAAATTGCAACATTGACAAGAGAGAATGGAAAGACAACAATTAGAGTACTAAAGCAAAAAGAGGTGGAACAGTTGATAAAAAAACATGAGGAGGAAGAAGCAAAATCTGAGcgtgaaaagaaagaaaaagaacaaaaagaaaaagataaatag